In the Eptesicus fuscus isolate TK198812 chromosome 12, DD_ASM_mEF_20220401, whole genome shotgun sequence genome, one interval contains:
- the ZNF397 gene encoding zinc finger protein 397 isoform X1 yields METPINSEPQDPQLLPDGKTKTKIGELASEEEITTETEPLTEESDNPRDDVLQDSECREFCELGDTLNEKDKNLFKRRQHNCDECGQSFAWSTGLIRHQRNHWEKPYQCDKCGKAFSVSSALVLHQRIHTGEKPYPCHWCIKSFSRSSDLIKHQRVHTGEKPYKCDECGKAFSQSSDLIIHQRIHTGEKPYQCSHCHKSFSQRSDLVKHLRIHTGEKPYTCNQCNKHFSQSSDVIKHQRVHTGEKPYKCDVCGKAFSQSSDLILHQRIHTGEKPYPCDQCSKSFSQNSDLLKHRRIHTGEKPYKCNECGKAFNQSSVLILHQRIHTGEKPYPCTQCSKTFSRLSDLINHQRIHTGEKPYPCNQCSKMFSRRSDLVKHHRIHTGEKPYECDECGKTFSQSSNLILHQRIHTGEKPYPCSDCSKSFSRRSDLVKHQRIHTGEKPYACNQCNKSFSQSSDLTKHQRVHSGEKPYHCNRCGKAFSQSSDLILHRRIHTGEKPYPCTQCGKSFSQNSDLIKHQRTHTGEKPYKCNECGKAFSQCSALILHQRIHTGEKPYWCDQCGKSFIRRSDLINHQRIHNGEKPYRCDTFGKAFSTCADVEHQRIHTGEEPHRCIQCSRSFTQLSELTDHEKVHSGQDNLDVTNVRKPLVYTPTLFSTRDTILEKSL; encoded by the exons ATGGAGACACCGATCAACTCTGAACCTCAAGACCCCCAGCTCCTGCCAG ATGGTAAGACCAAGACCAAGATTGGAGAGCTGGCTTCAGAGGAAGAAATCACAACAGAAACTGAACCATTGACTGAAGAGTCTGACAACCCCAGAGACGATGTTCTCCAGGATTCTGAATGCAGAGAATTCTGTGAATTGGGGGATACATTAAATGAAAAGGATAAGAACCTCTTTAAAAGAAGACAACATAACTGTGATGAGTGTGGACAAAGCTTTGCTTGGAGTACAGGCCTCATTAGGCATCAAAGAAACCATTGGGAGAAACCCTACCAATGTGATAAGTGTGGGAAGGCCTTTAGTGTGAGCTCAGCTCTGGTTCTGCATCAAAGAATTCATACTGGGGAGAAACCCTATCCTTGTCATTGGTGTATTAAAAGTTTCAGTCGGAGCTCAGACCTTATTAAACATCAAAGAGTCCACACTGGTGAAAAACCCTATAAATGTgatgaatgtgggaaagccttcagtcaGAGCTCAGATCTTATTATACACCAGAGAATCCACACAGGAGAAAAACCCTATCAGTGCAGTCACTGTCATAAAAGTTTTAGCCAGCGCTCAGACCTGGTTAAACACTTGAGAatccatactggagagaagccttatacaTGTAACCAGTGTAACAAACATTTTAGTCAGAGTTCTGATGTTATAAAACATCAAAGAGTCCACACTGGTGAAAAACCATATAAATGTGATgtgtgtgggaaagccttcagtcaGAGCTCTGATCTTATTCTACATCAGAGGATCCATACCGGGGAGAAACCATATCCATGCGATCAGTGTAGCAAAAGTTTCAGTCAGAACTCAGACCTTCTTAAACATCGAAGgatccacactggagagaaaccctataaatgtaatgaatgtgggaaggcTTTTAATCAGAGTTCAGTCCTTATTCTGCACCAGAgaatccacactggagagaaaccctatccGTGTACTCAGTGTAGCAAAACATTCAGCAGACTTTCAGATCTTATTAATCATCAgcgaattcacactggagaaaagccttaccCATGTAACCAGTGCAGTAAAATGTTTAGTCGAAGATCAGATCTTGTAAAACATCATAGGATTCATACGggtgagaaaccctatgaatgtgaTGAGTGTGGGAAAACCTTTAGTCAGAGCTCCAACCTTATTCTACATCAGAgaatccacactggagagaaaccttatccATGCAGTGATTGTTCTAAAAGCTTTAGTCGTCGTTCAGACCTTGTTAAACATCAAAgaatccacactggagagaaaccgtATGCATGTAATCAGTGCAATAAAAGTTTTAGTCAGAGCTCAGACCTCACTAAACATCAGAGAGTGCACTCTGGGGAGAAGCCCTATCACTGCAATagatgtgggaaagccttcagtcaGAGTTCCGACCTTATTCTTCATcggagaattcacactggagaaaaaccataccCATGCACACAGTGCGGCAAAAGTTTCAGTCAGAACTCAGACCTTATCAAACACCAGAGAACCCACACCGGGGAAAAACCATACAAATGTAAtgagtgtgggaaggccttcagtCAGTGCTCAGCTCTCATCCTACATCAGAGGATCCACACTGGGGAGAAACCGTATTGGTGTGATCAGTGCGGCAAAAGCTTTATTCGGCGCTCTGATCTCATTAACCATCAAAGAATCCACAATGGTGAAAAGCCATATAGATGTGATACCTTTGGGAAAGCCTTCAGCACATGCGCTGATGTTGAACATCAGAGAATCCACACTGgggaggaaccccaccggtgtaTTCAGTGCAGCAGAAGTTTTACCCAACTCTCTGAACTTACTGATCACGAGAAAGTCCATTCTGGCCAAGACAATCTAGATGTGACGAATGTGAGAAAACCTTTAGTGTATACACCAACTTTATTCAGTACCAGAGACACTATACTGGAAAAAAGCTTATGA
- the ZNF397 gene encoding zinc finger protein 397 isoform X2 — MAMECRAVSTLLPPDPQEQELILVKVEESLSWGQKLKQNGSTRSCQELFRQQFRKFCYQETPGPREALGRLQELCYQWLMPELHTKEQILELLVLEQFLSILPEELQAWVQQRGPKSGEEAVTLLEDLEREFDDPGQQIPANPQEQALPWKDLTCLGASQELNTQLQPLKAQLKPWEPCLYPQSDRENNESATKEDISGGKAGLPQELSFRGISEHKSSFEWLQGSASRKKLGSSPSPAGSCSQAITHGSLGKRFHHEPQRSLILSTNSITFQKVPTEERPHRCEVCGHRFKQHSSLTQHQRIHTGEKPYKCSQCGKAFSLRSYLIIHQRIHSGEKAYECSECGKAFNQSSALIRHRKIHTGEKACKCNECGKAFSQSSYLIIHQRIHTGEKPYECNECGKTFSQSSKLIRHQRIHTGERPYECNECGKAFRQSSELITHQRIHSGEKPYECNECGRAFSLSSNLIRHQRIHSGEEPYQCIECGKTFKRSSALVQHQRIHSGDEAYICNECGKAFRHRSVLVRHQRVHTVT; from the exons ATGGCTATGGAATGCAGAGCCGTTTCAACCCTGCTACCTCCAGATCCTCAGGAACAAGAACTAATACTAGTGAAAGTAGAAGAAAGCCTTTCCTGGGGGCAAAAATTAAAGCAGAATGGGAGTACCCGATCTTGCCAAGAATTGTTTCGCCAGCAGTTCAGAAAGTTTTGCTACCAGGAGAcacctgggccccgggaggcCCTGGGCCGACTCCAGGAGCTGTGCTACCAGTGGCTCATGCCAGAGTTGCACACGAAGGAGCAGATTCTggagctgctggtgctggagcagttcCTGAGCATCCTGCCCGAggagctgcaggcctgggttcagcAACGTGGTCCAAAAAGTGGCGAGGAAGCTGTGACTCTGTTGGAGGATTTGGAGAGGGAATTTGATGATCCTGGGCAgcag ATTCCAGCTAATCCACAAGAACAAGCATTACCATGGAAGGATTTGACATGTCTTGGAGCATCCCAAGAGTTAAACACCCAACTCCAGCCTTTAAAGGCACAGCTGAAACCTTGGGAACCTTGCCTTTACCCCCAAAGTG ATCGTGAGAACAATGAATCAGCGACAAAGGAGGATATTTCAGGAGGAAAAGCAGGACTTCCCCAGGAACTTTCATTCAGAGGAATTAGTGAACACAAAAGCAGCTTCGAGTGGCTTCAAGGAAGTGCTTCAAGGAAGAAATTAGGAAGctccccttccccagcaggcAGTTGTAGTCAAGCCATCACACACGGATCTCTAGGAAAGAGATTCCATCATGAGCCACAAAGAAGCCTGATTCTAAGTACAAACTCTATAACATTTCAGAAAGTTCCTACAGAAGAGAGACCTCATAGATGTGAAGTATGTGGGCACAGGTTTAAACAGCATTCCTCTCTAACACAACATCAGAGAATCCATACCGGAGAAAAGCCCTACAAATGCAGCCAGTGTGGGAAGGCCTTTAGCTTGAGGTCGTATCTGATTATTCATCAGAGAATCCACAGTGGTGAGAAAGCATATGAATGTAGTGAGTGTGGAAAAGCCTTCAATCAGAGCTCGGCCCTCATTAGACATCGGAAAATTCATACAGGTGAGAAAGCTTGTAAGTGTAATGAATGTGGCAAAGCATTCAGTCAAAGTTCATATCTCATCATCCATCAAAGAATTCATACTGGTGAGAAACCCTATGAGTGTAATGAGTGTGGGAAAACCTTTAGCCAAAGCTCAAAGCTTATAAGACACCAGCGAATCCACACAGGAGAGAGACCTtatgaatgtaatgaatgtgggaaagcgTTCAGGCAGAGTTCAGAGCTGATAACCCATCAGAGAATACAtagtggagagaagccctatgaatgCAATGAGTGTGGAAGAGCCTTCAGTTTGAGCTCAAACCTCATTagacatcagagaattcatagtGGAGAGGAACCTTATCAGTGTATTGAATGTGGCAAAACATTCAAAAGGAGCTCAGCCCTTGTTCAGCATCAGAGAATCCACTCTGGGGATGAAGCTTATATATGTAATGAGTGTGGGAAGGCTTTCAGGCACAGATCAGTCCTCGTGCGCCATCAGAGAGTCCACACTGTAACATAA